In a single window of the Arachis hypogaea cultivar Tifrunner chromosome 6, arahy.Tifrunner.gnm2.J5K5, whole genome shotgun sequence genome:
- the LOC112697301 gene encoding high affinity nitrate transporter 2.7, translated as MQPEHYFSEKSSFPVAVDEDDKATEFRPLSAARPHMLTFHLAWLNLFSCFFSTFSIPPLLPIIREDLKLTAAEIGAAGTASFAGSIFSRLLMGPTCDLVGPRIASGTLSLLTAPIILATSLASTPTSFIAIRFLVGFCLANFVSSQFWMSSMFSGNVVGLANGVVAGWANVGSGVTQLVMPGVYSLFISLFNLPSSTAWRLSFIIPAIFQATTGTLVLLYGQDLPSSNHNTKRGTNQKESVFVVVLRGLSNYRGWVLGLLYASSFGVELTMDNIIAEYFYDRFGVNVQTAGTIAACFGMANVFSRPMGGVMSDRMGKRFGMRGRLWGVWAVQTVAGLLCVLLGRVDSLWSSVLVMCCFSVFVQASSGLIFGVVPFVSKRSLGVIAGMTGSGGTIGAVVTQMVLFSSGNLSKQTSISVMGLFIIFCTLPITLIYFSRWGGMFCGPSHDSIQENYSLLE; from the exons ATGCAACCTGAGCATTACTTCTCGGAGAAGTCCTCGTTCCCCGTTGCCGTCGACGAGGACGACAAAGCCACCGAGTTCCGTCCGCTCTCGGCAGCACGACCACACATGCTCACCTTCCACCTGGCATGGCTGAACCTCTTCTCCTGCTTCTTCTCCACTTTTTCCATTCCCCCACTCCTTCCGATCATCCGTGAAGACCTCAAACTCACCGCCGCCGAAATAGGCGCCGCTGGCACCGCCTCCTTTGCGGGCTCCATCTTCTCCCGCCTCCTCATGGGACCCACCTGTGACCTCGTCGGCCCCCGCATAGCCTCTGGCACGCTCTCCCTCCTCACCGCCCCAATCATCCTCGCCACCTCCCTGGCCTCCACACCCACCTCCTTCATCGCCATCCGCTTCCTCGTCGGTTTCTGCCTCGCTAATTTTGTCTCCAGCCAGTTCTGGATGAGCTCCATGTTCTCCGGCAACGTCGTCGGCCTCGCCAACGGCGTTGTTGCAGGCTGGGCCAACGTCGGCTCTGGCGTGACCCAACTCGTCATGCCCGGCGTCTACTCCCTCTTCATCTCACTATTCAACCTCCCTTCCTCCACCGCATGGCGCTTATCATTCATAATCCCGGCAATTTTCCAAGCCACCACCGGAACCTTGGTTTTGTTATACGGTCAAGATCTCCCTTCTAGTAACCACAACACCAAGAGAG GTACTAATCAAAAGGAGAGTGTATTTGTTGTTGTGCTGCGTGGGTTGTCGAATTACAGAGGATGGGTTCTGGGACTGCTGTATGCGTCGTCGTTTGGGGTGGAGCTTACAATGGACAACATAATAGCGGAGTATTTCTATGACAGGTTCGGGGTGAATGTTCAGACGGCGGGAACCATAGCGGCGTGTTTTGGGATGGCGAATGTGTTTTCGAGGCCAATGGGTGGAGTGATGTCTGACAGGATGGGGAAGAGGTTCGGCATGAGAGGGAGGCTTTGGGGGGTGTGGGCGGTTCAGACGGTGGCCGGTTTGCTCTGTGTGTTGCTGGGCCGAGTTGACTCGCTTTGGAGCTCGGTGCTTGTCATGTGCTGCTTTTCAGTGTTTGTTCAAGCTTCTTCTGGCCTCATCTTTGGCGTGGTTCCTTTCGTTTCCAAGAG aTCGCTAGGAGTAATAGCAGGAATGACCGGAAGCGGTGGAACGATAGGAGCAGTTGTGACGCAAATGGTGTTGTTCTCAAGCGGCAACTTATCTAAACAGACAAGTATATCCGTGATGGGTTTATTCATCATATTTTGTACTCTTCCTATAACTTTGATCTACTTCTCTCGTTGGGGAGGAATGTTTTGTGGTCCGAGCCATGATTCAATCCAGGAAAATTATAGTCTTCTGGAATAA